Proteins from a genomic interval of Arachis hypogaea cultivar Tifrunner chromosome 10, arahy.Tifrunner.gnm2.J5K5, whole genome shotgun sequence:
- the LOC112717808 gene encoding F-box/LRR-repeat protein 14: MMKLGDDELTLILSHLQDPHDRTSFSEVCKRFLTIHALTRTSIRLIEPDSLHSLLPRFPNLTHFHCSAALSDNNLLFISKTCPNLKTLNLSFRPSSLHRRTFRHFSHRAISSLASRCRLLSAVSLRRRTGVADAGVAAICAASNHHLRHLDLGRCSLVGDGALEAIGRLNSLQVLNLEGCSLVTDLGLGFLACGPLTKTLKVLVLVECDRITDTGVSNLKIFSSLEELNLAECGPKVTDVGCVAVFEAVTGLKKVNLSWLVNVTDAAVVAMAEHGQKLVAVNLTGCELVSGVGIKAFEGHGCLESLVIPGCHYTSASDLECAVLGCKSLKYVELDKGLMFWLPLETQEKISRFCDLGWS; the protein is encoded by the coding sequence ATGATGAAGCTAGGGGACGACGAACTCACCTTAATCCTGAGCCATCTCCAAGACCCCCATGATAGAACCTCCTTCTCCGAAGTCTGCAAGCGCTTCCTCACAATACACGCTCTCACGCGAACCTCCATTCGCCTCATCGAACCAGATTCCCTCCATTCTCTTCTCCCGAGGTTCCCCAACCTCACCCACTTCCACTGCTCCGCCGCTCTCTCCGACAATAACCTCCTTTTCATCTCAAAAACATGCCCCAACCTCAAAACTCTCAACCTCTCCTTTCGTCCCTCCTCCCTCCACCGCCGCACCTTCCGCCACTTCTCGCACCGCGCCATTTCCTCTCTCGCTTCTCGATGCCGCCTCTTGTCCGCGGTTTCACTCCGTCGGAGAACCGGTGTTGCTGATGCTGGTGTCGCCGCGATCTGCGCCGCTTCGAACCACCACCTGAGACACCTAGACCTGGGGCGGTGCTCCCTCGTCGGAGACGGCGCGCTTGAGGCGATCGGGCGCTTGAATTCTCTCCAAGTTTTGAACTTGGAGGGTTGTTCGTTGGTTACGGATCTTGGGTTAGGGTTTTTAGCTTGTGGGCCATTGACCAAAACTCTCAAAGTTTTGGTTCTTGTGGAGTGCGATAGAATCACCGACACTGGGGtttccaatttgaaaattttttcctCTCTGGAGGAGCTGAATCTTGCGGAGTGTGGGCCCAAGGTGACGGATGTTGGTTGCGTGGCGGTTTTCGAGGCGGTTACTGGGCTAAAAAAGGTGAATTTGTCATGGCTTGTTAACGTTACTGATGCTGCGGTGGTTGCGATGGCGGAGCACGGGCAGAAGCTGGTGGCGGTGAACTTGACAGGGTGTGAGTTGGTGAGTGGGGTTGGGATTAAGGCATTTGAGGGACATGGATGTTTGGAGTCTCTGGTGATCCCTGGTTGCCACTACACAAGTGCCAGTGATTTAGAATGTGCGGTTCTTGGATGCAAATCTTTGAAGTATGTTGAGCTTGATAAGGGGCTTATGTTTTGGTTGCCATTGGAGACACAAGAGAAAATTTCTAGGTTCTGTGACTTAGGTTGGAGCTGA